One Streptomyces sp. NBC_01217 genomic region harbors:
- a CDS encoding class I SAM-dependent methyltransferase: MGGRGRKGYRGTGPGAITPDGCAVELYERLPVGDEPDIVEQAVSARARILELGSGVGRVTHPLVKRGFTVTAVDESPQMLERVHGARTVCSPIEELELDERFDVVLLGSFLVHAGDPQVRQGLLRTCRRHVAEDGCVLIQRESEDRHESLPREREIAGGLVRVVSSDPVGPGVRSVHVEYVFSDAQWTQTFLSRPLTTEAFELALAEEGLAVNAYLTPDRTWVRARPVTGQL; the protein is encoded by the coding sequence ATGGGCGGGCGGGGGCGCAAGGGTTACCGAGGAACCGGACCAGGAGCAATCACGCCGGATGGGTGTGCGGTCGAACTGTATGAACGGCTCCCTGTGGGCGACGAGCCTGACATTGTCGAACAGGCGGTCTCCGCCCGGGCTCGTATCCTCGAACTGGGATCCGGTGTGGGCAGGGTGACGCATCCGCTGGTGAAACGAGGTTTCACCGTGACGGCCGTCGATGAATCTCCCCAGATGCTGGAGCGGGTCCACGGCGCCCGGACCGTCTGCAGCCCGATCGAGGAGCTGGAGCTCGACGAGCGCTTCGATGTGGTGTTGCTGGGGTCGTTCCTTGTTCACGCCGGTGATCCGCAGGTGCGTCAGGGACTGCTGCGGACCTGTCGACGGCATGTCGCGGAGGACGGCTGCGTGCTGATCCAGCGAGAAAGCGAGGACAGGCACGAGAGCCTGCCGCGAGAGAGGGAGATTGCCGGCGGCCTCGTCCGGGTGGTGTCCTCCGATCCGGTCGGCCCTGGTGTGCGGTCTGTTCACGTCGAGTACGTCTTCTCGGACGCGCAGTGGACCCAGACGTTTCTGTCACGCCCCCTGACCACGGAGGCCTTCGAACTTGCTCTGGCCGAGGAAGGGCTCGCCGTCAATGCCTACCTGACTCCCGACCGCACATGGGTACGGGCTCGGCCGGTCACCGGTCAGCTGTAG
- a CDS encoding GntR family transcriptional regulator: MTVPRPEADAVDRRSLHERIAADLRDQIMDGDLAPGASLPSTVHLKDRFNASNATVQKALQLLKDEQLVVGRAGAAVTVREHRQRTVRPASYMAPAASGESYRWLTETAKNGSRAHSTLLEVAESTPPADVAEALRLPKPGIALLRRQLLMIDDEPAELVASYYPLEIARGTAMTERRKTPGGTPTLLAELGHPPRLSVDRVSARVPTQDQYQALRLPGGLPVLRTLRVVYSDDERPIEATVMVKAGHLYEVQYEFATEGA, translated from the coding sequence ATGACTGTGCCCAGACCCGAAGCGGATGCCGTCGACCGCCGTTCGCTGCATGAGCGGATCGCGGCCGACCTCAGGGACCAGATCATGGACGGCGACCTCGCCCCTGGCGCCAGCCTTCCGTCCACCGTGCACCTCAAGGATCGGTTCAACGCCTCGAACGCGACCGTGCAGAAGGCCCTGCAACTGCTCAAGGATGAACAGCTGGTGGTCGGCAGGGCCGGAGCCGCGGTGACGGTCCGCGAGCATCGGCAGCGGACCGTCCGCCCGGCCTCGTACATGGCCCCGGCGGCTTCGGGCGAGTCGTACCGCTGGCTGACGGAGACCGCGAAGAACGGCTCCCGCGCACACAGCACACTCCTTGAGGTTGCGGAGAGTACGCCGCCCGCGGACGTCGCCGAGGCGCTCCGACTCCCGAAGCCCGGCATCGCGCTCCTGCGACGACAACTCCTCATGATCGACGACGAACCGGCGGAACTGGTCGCGTCGTACTACCCACTGGAGATCGCCCGCGGCACGGCGATGACGGAACGCCGAAAGACCCCCGGCGGGACACCGACCCTGCTCGCGGAGCTGGGTCACCCACCCCGGCTCAGCGTGGACCGGGTCTCCGCGCGAGTGCCCACCCAGGACCAGTACCAGGCGCTGCGGCTGCCCGGTGGGCTGCCGGTTCTGCGGACGCTGCGTGTCGTCTACAGCGACGACGAGCGGCCCATCGAAGCGACGGTGATGGTCAAGGCGGGACATCTGTATGAGGTGCAGTACGAGTTCGCGACCGAGGGCGCCTGA
- a CDS encoding GntR family transcriptional regulator has product MGGSEWISTSVPYLAASPGARGDMWAAKAAAEGRRGSQRVVQAGEVKAPGAVAELLGVPAGQNVVARRRIMYLDDEPCELTDTYYPVDIARGTGLAGTAKIPGGAIRLLADPGHVGVRVREDVTARPATGHEQEQLRLTAGEPVLQLTRLTLDDADRPIQVDVLAMPPRRQKLRYEIRIG; this is encoded by the coding sequence ATGGGCGGCAGTGAATGGATCAGCACCTCGGTGCCGTACCTTGCGGCGTCTCCCGGAGCCCGAGGTGACATGTGGGCCGCAAAAGCCGCCGCAGAGGGGCGCAGGGGCAGCCAGCGCGTTGTTCAGGCGGGTGAGGTGAAGGCGCCCGGAGCGGTCGCCGAGCTGTTGGGAGTGCCCGCCGGACAGAACGTTGTCGCTCGTCGCAGAATCATGTATCTCGACGACGAGCCCTGCGAGTTGACAGACACGTACTACCCCGTGGACATCGCGCGTGGCACCGGCCTGGCCGGGACGGCCAAGATCCCGGGCGGGGCGATTCGGCTCCTGGCGGACCCGGGGCATGTCGGCGTCCGCGTACGCGAGGACGTGACCGCGCGGCCGGCGACCGGCCACGAACAGGAGCAACTGCGGCTGACGGCCGGGGAACCCGTCCTGCAACTGACCCGGCTCACGCTGGACGACGCCGACCGGCCCATTCAGGTCGACGTGCTGGCCATGCCGCCACGGCGTCAGAAGCTGCGATACGAGATCAGGATCGGATGA
- the mfd gene encoding transcription-repair coupling factor, protein MSLHGLLDVVVRDPALSEAVKAAADGHRMHVDLVGPSAARPFAVAALARETGRTVLAVTATGREAEDLAAALRTLLPPDTVAEFPSWETLPHERLSPRSDTVGRRLAVLRRLAHPRKDDPETGPVNVVVAPVRSVLQPQVKGLGDLEPVALRIGQSADLGKTVQALAAAAYSRVELVEKRGEFAVRGGILDVFPPTEEHPLRVEFWGDDVEEIRYFKIADQRSLEIAEHGLWAPPCRELLLTDEVRERAAALAELHPELGELLGKIAEGIAVEGMESLAPVLVDDMELLLDVLPKGSMALVCDPERVRTRAADLVATSQEFLQASWAATAGGGEAPIDVGAASLWGIADVRDRARELEMMWWSVSPFAADDELDEDTLKLSMHAPETYRGDTARALADTKGWIADGWRTVYVTEGQGLASRTVEVLSGEGIAARLDADLAEISPSLVHVSCGAIDQGFVDPALRLAVLTETDLTGQRTATKDLGRMPARRRKTIDPLTLETGDYIVHEQHGVGRYIEMVQRTVQGATREYLLVEYAPAKRGQPGDRLYIPTDQLEQVTKYVGGEAPTLHRLGGADWTKTKARAKKAVKEIAADLIKLYSARMAAPGHVFGPDTPWQRELEDAFPYAETPDQLTTIAEVKEDMEKSVPMDRLICGDVGYGKTEIAVRAAFKAVQDGKQVAVLVPTTLLVQQHYGTFTERYSQFPVNVRALSRFQSDSESKSTLEGLREGSVDLVIGTHRLFSSETKFKDLGLVIVDEEQRFGVEHKEQLKKLRANVDVLTMSATPIPRTLEMAVTGIREMSTITTPPEERHPVLTFVGPYEEKQIGAAIRRELLREGQAFYIHNRVESIDRAAARLREIVPEARIATAHGQMSEQSLEQVVVDFWEKKFDVLVSTTIVESGIDISNANTLIVERGDNFGLSQLHQLRGRVGRGRERGYAYFLYPPEKPLTETAHERLATIAQHTEMGAGMYVAMKDLEIRGAGNLLGGEQSGHIAGVGFDLYVRMVGEAVADYRASLEGGVEEEAPLEVKIELPVDAHVPHDYAPGERLRLQAYRAIASANTEDDIRAVREELTDRYGKLPEPVENLLLVAGLRMLSRACGVGEIVLQGPNIRFAPVELRESQELRLKRLYPKTVIKPAVHQILVPRPTTGKIGGKPVVGRELLAWTGEFLATILGS, encoded by the coding sequence ATGAGCCTGCACGGCCTGCTGGATGTCGTCGTACGTGACCCGGCACTCTCCGAAGCGGTGAAGGCCGCCGCCGACGGTCACCGGATGCATGTCGACCTCGTCGGCCCGTCCGCCGCCCGGCCCTTCGCCGTGGCCGCGCTGGCCCGTGAGACCGGGCGCACCGTGCTCGCCGTCACCGCGACCGGCCGGGAGGCCGAGGACCTCGCGGCCGCGCTGCGCACCCTGCTGCCGCCGGACACGGTCGCCGAGTTCCCGTCCTGGGAGACCCTGCCGCACGAGCGGCTCTCGCCCCGCTCCGACACCGTGGGCCGCCGCCTCGCCGTGCTGCGGCGCCTGGCGCACCCGCGGAAGGACGACCCGGAGACCGGTCCGGTCAACGTGGTCGTCGCACCGGTTCGTTCCGTGCTCCAGCCGCAGGTCAAGGGGCTGGGCGACCTGGAACCCGTAGCGCTGCGCATCGGGCAGAGCGCCGACCTCGGCAAGACGGTCCAGGCGCTGGCGGCAGCCGCGTACTCCCGGGTCGAACTGGTCGAGAAGCGCGGCGAGTTCGCCGTGCGCGGCGGCATCCTGGACGTCTTCCCGCCGACCGAGGAGCACCCCCTTCGGGTGGAGTTCTGGGGCGACGACGTCGAGGAGATCCGCTACTTCAAGATCGCCGACCAGCGGTCGCTGGAGATCGCCGAGCACGGGCTGTGGGCACCGCCCTGCCGTGAGCTGCTGCTGACCGACGAGGTGCGCGAGCGGGCCGCCGCGCTCGCCGAGCTCCACCCGGAGCTGGGCGAACTGCTCGGCAAGATCGCCGAGGGGATCGCGGTGGAGGGCATGGAGTCCCTCGCCCCGGTCCTCGTCGACGACATGGAACTGCTGCTGGACGTGCTGCCGAAGGGCTCGATGGCGCTGGTCTGCGACCCTGAGCGGGTCCGTACCAGGGCGGCGGACCTGGTCGCCACCAGCCAGGAGTTCCTCCAGGCGTCCTGGGCGGCGACCGCGGGCGGCGGCGAGGCCCCGATCGATGTCGGCGCGGCCTCCCTGTGGGGCATCGCGGACGTCCGGGACCGGGCCCGCGAGCTGGAGATGATGTGGTGGTCGGTCTCCCCGTTCGCCGCGGACGACGAGCTCGACGAGGACACCCTCAAACTCTCGATGCACGCTCCCGAGACGTACCGCGGCGACACCGCCCGCGCGCTGGCCGACACCAAGGGCTGGATCGCCGACGGCTGGCGCACGGTGTACGTCACCGAGGGCCAGGGGCTCGCCTCCCGTACCGTCGAGGTGCTGAGCGGCGAGGGCATCGCCGCCCGCCTCGACGCGGACCTGGCGGAGATCTCCCCGTCCCTCGTCCATGTCTCGTGCGGCGCGATCGACCAGGGCTTCGTCGACCCGGCGCTCAGGCTCGCCGTCCTGACCGAGACGGACCTGACGGGTCAGCGCACCGCGACCAAGGACCTGGGCCGGATGCCGGCCCGCCGCCGCAAGACGATCGACCCGCTGACGCTGGAGACCGGCGACTACATCGTCCACGAACAGCACGGTGTGGGCCGCTACATCGAGATGGTGCAGCGCACCGTGCAGGGCGCCACCCGCGAGTACCTCCTCGTCGAGTACGCCCCCGCCAAGCGCGGCCAGCCCGGCGACCGTCTGTACATCCCGACCGACCAGCTGGAACAGGTCACCAAGTACGTCGGCGGCGAGGCGCCCACCCTGCACCGGCTCGGCGGCGCCGACTGGACGAAGACCAAGGCGCGCGCGAAGAAGGCCGTCAAGGAGATCGCCGCCGACCTGATCAAGCTGTACTCGGCGCGGATGGCGGCCCCCGGCCATGTCTTCGGCCCCGACACCCCCTGGCAGCGCGAACTGGAGGACGCCTTCCCGTACGCGGAGACGCCCGACCAGCTCACCACCATCGCCGAGGTCAAGGAGGACATGGAGAAGTCCGTCCCGATGGACCGGCTGATCTGCGGCGACGTCGGCTACGGCAAGACGGAGATCGCGGTACGGGCGGCCTTCAAGGCGGTCCAGGACGGCAAGCAGGTCGCCGTCCTCGTCCCCACCACCCTCCTGGTCCAGCAGCACTACGGCACGTTCACCGAGCGCTACTCCCAATTCCCGGTCAACGTGAGGGCGCTGAGCCGCTTCCAGTCCGACTCCGAGTCCAAGTCGACTCTCGAAGGACTCCGCGAGGGCTCCGTCGACCTGGTCATCGGCACCCACCGCCTCTTCTCCTCCGAGACGAAGTTCAAGGACCTGGGCCTGGTCATCGTCGACGAGGAGCAGCGCTTCGGCGTCGAGCACAAGGAGCAGCTGAAGAAGCTCCGCGCCAACGTGGACGTCCTCACCATGTCCGCGACGCCCATCCCCCGTACGCTCGAAATGGCCGTGACGGGCATCCGCGAGATGTCGACGATCACCACGCCTCCCGAGGAGCGCCACCCGGTCCTCACCTTCGTCGGCCCGTACGAGGAGAAGCAGATCGGCGCGGCGATCCGCCGTGAACTGCTCCGTGAGGGCCAGGCGTTCTACATCCACAACCGCGTCGAGTCGATCGACCGGGCCGCCGCCCGCCTGCGCGAGATCGTCCCCGAGGCGCGGATCGCGACCGCACACGGCCAGATGTCCGAACAGTCCCTGGAGCAGGTGGTGGTGGACTTCTGGGAGAAGAAGTTCGACGTCCTGGTCTCCACGACGATCGTCGAGTCCGGCATCGACATCTCCAACGCCAACACCCTGATCGTGGAGCGCGGCGACAACTTCGGTCTCTCCCAGCTCCACCAGCTGCGCGGCCGCGTCGGCCGTGGCCGCGAGCGCGGCTACGCCTACTTCCTGTATCCGCCGGAGAAGCCCCTCACCGAGACGGCCCACGAGCGCCTGGCCACGATCGCCCAGCACACCGAGATGGGCGCGGGCATGTACGTGGCGATGAAGGACCTCGAAATCCGCGGCGCCGGAAACCTTCTGGGAGGCGAACAGTCCGGCCACATCGCGGGCGTCGGCTTCGACCTCTACGTACGCATGGTCGGCGAGGCGGTGGCCGACTACCGGGCCTCCCTCGAAGGCGGCGTCGAGGAGGAAGCGCCCCTGGAGGTCAAGATCGAGCTCCCGGTCGACGCCCACGTCCCCCACGACTACGCCCCCGGCGAGCGGCTGCGCCTCCAGGCGTACCGCGCCATCGCCTCCGCCAACACGGAGGACGACATCAGGGCCGTCCGCGAGGAACTCACCGACCGCTACGGCAAGCTCCCCGAACCGGTCGAGAACCTCCTCCTGGTCGCCGGCCTGCGCATGCTCTCCCGCGCCTGCGGCGTCGGCGAGATCGTGCTCCAGGGCCCGAACATCCGCTTCGCCCCGGTCGAGCTGCGCGAATCCCAGGAACTCCGCCTGAAGCGCCTCTACCCCAAAACGGTCATCAAACCGGCCGTCCACCAGATCCTGGTCCCCCGCCCCACCACCGGCAAGATCGGCGGCAAGCCGGTCGTCGGCCGTGAACTGCTGGCGTGGACGGGGGAGTTCCTCGCGACGATCCTGGGGTCGTGA
- a CDS encoding LuxR C-terminal-related transcriptional regulator, producing the protein MGENEMSIFGVSETEEEIYRHFLRNPGTATDDLHLLLHTDPQLARSCVDRLQELGLLHPEGTDLRIFPTDPEVALARLIDLRLHTLHQELQRVTRSRHVIDGLRAEQGTRRPPPPGIEQLEGLAQIRNRIDDLAFFARDEILSVEPYTKLSPENIARSRPLDLRCLRRGVRIRNVVAQAALRDPATAAYLRELAEHGASIRVTAHAAERLLVYDRKAALVPLDPHNTSRGALLAHRSGLVSNIIALFEKIWDQADDLSQAIGADTAVSDAGLSETERRVLVSMCTVGKDEAGARELGVSVRTYRRHVADLMQKLGAASRAQAALLARERGWI; encoded by the coding sequence GTGGGCGAGAACGAGATGTCGATATTCGGGGTCTCGGAGACCGAGGAAGAGATCTACCGGCACTTCCTGCGCAACCCCGGCACCGCCACCGACGATCTGCACCTCCTGCTGCACACCGATCCACAGCTCGCGCGCTCGTGCGTCGACCGGCTCCAGGAGCTCGGACTGCTCCACCCCGAGGGCACCGACCTGCGCATCTTCCCGACAGACCCCGAAGTCGCGCTGGCCCGGCTGATCGACTTACGGCTGCACACCCTCCACCAGGAGCTGCAGCGCGTCACCCGGTCCCGCCATGTCATCGACGGTCTACGCGCGGAGCAGGGGACGCGAAGACCCCCGCCCCCGGGCATCGAGCAGCTGGAGGGGCTCGCGCAGATCCGTAACCGGATCGACGACCTCGCCTTCTTCGCCCGGGACGAGATCCTCTCCGTGGAGCCGTACACCAAGCTGTCGCCCGAGAACATCGCCCGCTCCCGCCCGCTGGACCTGCGATGCCTGCGGCGCGGCGTGCGCATCCGCAACGTCGTCGCACAGGCCGCGCTGCGGGACCCGGCGACCGCCGCCTATCTGCGGGAGCTCGCCGAGCACGGGGCCTCGATCCGGGTCACGGCGCACGCCGCCGAGCGGCTGCTGGTGTACGACCGCAAGGCGGCGCTCGTACCCCTCGATCCGCACAACACCTCGCGCGGCGCGCTGCTCGCCCACCGCAGCGGTCTGGTCTCCAACATCATCGCCCTCTTCGAGAAGATCTGGGACCAGGCGGACGATCTCTCGCAGGCGATCGGCGCGGACACCGCGGTGTCGGACGCCGGCCTGTCGGAGACCGAACGGCGGGTGCTGGTGTCGATGTGCACCGTCGGCAAGGACGAGGCGGGCGCCCGTGAGTTGGGCGTCTCGGTGCGGACCTACCGGCGGCACGTCGCCGACCTGATGCAGAAGCTCGGCGCGGCCAGCCGGGCTCAGGCGGCGCTGCTGGCCCGGGAACGCGGCTGGATCTGA